A window of Puntigrus tetrazona isolate hp1 chromosome 11, ASM1883169v1, whole genome shotgun sequence contains these coding sequences:
- the camkvb gene encoding caM kinase-like vesicle-associated protein, with amino-acid sequence MPFGCLKPGEKKDYNSPTEITDKYDLGQIVKSEEFCEIFRAKDKNTLKMYTCKKFLKKDGRKVRKAAKNEILILKMVKHPNILQLVDVYETRKEYYLFLELATGREVFDWILDQGYYSERDTSNVIRQVMEAVAYLHSLKIVHRNLKLENLVYYNRLKHSKIVISDFHLAKLENGLIKEPCGTPEYLAPEVVGRQRYGRPVDCWALGVIMYILLSGNPPFYDETDDDDYENHDKNLFRKILAGDYEFDSPYWDEISDSAKNLVSRLMEVDQDQRLTAQEAINHEWISGNAASDKNIKENVCAQIEKNFAKAKWKKAVRVTTMMKRLRAPEHQTAAPAAAAEPGAPNPAAAGAQENPQALSEASTAPSSTAESNSMSTEAPAVEAAAAAAQPPAEPVLHAPAPEQPDPTSRCNGEALAPLPSDTGEEQSG; translated from the exons ATGCCATTCGGCTGTTTAAAACCTGGCGAGAAGAAGGACTACAACAGTCCAACAGAAATCACAGATAAATATGACCTGGGCCAGATTGTTAAATC GGAGGAGTTCTGTGAAATCTTCAGGGCGAAGGATaagaacacactgaaaatgtacACCTGCAAAAAATTCCTGAAGAAAGATGGAAGAAAGGTGCGGAAGGCtgccaaaaatgaaattctcaTCCTAAAGAT GGTGAAACACCCCAACATCCTCCAGCTGGTCGATGTCTATGAGACCCGGAAAGAGTATTACCTGTTCCTTGAGCT AGCCACAGGTCGGGAGGTATTTGACTGGATTCTGGATCAAGGCTATTATTCTGAAAGGGACACCAGCAATGTTATCAGACAGGTGATGGAGGCGGTTGCTTACCTGCACAGCCTGAAGATTGTTCACAGAAACCTAAAG CTTGAGAATCTGGTGTATTACAACCGACTGAAACATTCGAAAATAGTCATCAGTGATTTCCATCTGGCAAAACTGGAGAATGGACTCATCAAGGAGCCCTGTGGAACCCCAGAGTATCTGG cccCAGAAGTTGTTGGGAGACAGAGATATGGGAGACCTGTGGACTGCTGGGCCCTTGGTGTGATCATGTACATATT GCTCTCCGGAAATCCTCCATTCTATGATGAAACAGATGATGATGACTATGAAAACCATGATAAGAACCTCTTCCGGAAGATTCTTGCTGGAGACTATGAGTTCGACTCACCGTACTGGGATGAAATTTCAGATTCCG CTAAAAACTTAGTTTCACGTCTTATGGAGGTGGACCAGGATCAGAGACTGACTGCACAAGAAGCCATCAACCATGAATG GATATCTGGAAATGCTGCATCAGACAAGAACATCAAGGAAAACGTGTGTGCACAAATTGAGAAGAACTTCGCTAAAGCTAAGTGGAAG AAAGCGGTACGGGTCACGACCATGATGAAGCGTCTCAGGGCACCAGAGCATCAGACGGCGGCaccggcagcagcagcagaaccTGGTGCACCCAACCCTGCAGCAGCAGGGGCTCAGGAAAACCCTCAAGCTCTATCCGAGGCCTCCACAGCCCCATCGAGTACCGCCGAAAGCAACTCGATGAGCACAGAAGCCCCTGCCGTGGAAGCAGCAGCCGCTGCCGCCCAGCCTCCAGCTGAGCCTGTTCTTCACGCTCCAGCTCCCGAACAGCCTGATCCTACATCGCGATGCAACGGAGAGGCTTTAGCCCCCCTGCCATCAGACACAGGGGAGGAACAGAGCGGTTAA